The following coding sequences are from one Panicum hallii strain FIL2 chromosome 5, PHallii_v3.1, whole genome shotgun sequence window:
- the LOC112895344 gene encoding uncharacterized protein LOC112895344, with product MELASSDLATLGAAELVRASASIPRAAPRTFALLTACLVFPLSFAVLAHSLFTHPVVRRIQSAGSGARSAQWLELFAYQFLYLIVLFTFSLLSTAAAVFTVASLYASKPASISASLTALPPILPRLLRTFLWVSLLMLAYHLVFALAVLLLIVIFIPNGASESTPPSISFVLFLIVVVFVFLGIHVYISALWHLASVISVLEPVCGLAAMAKSKQLLQGRTGIAATLVVSYFAICGVTSLLFRAAVVKGRGEEGSFGLALPGRLLVGAVLVCVLVCVNLLGLLVQSVFYYACKAFHNQEIDRSALYEHLGGYLGEYVPLKSNIQMENLEVGA from the coding sequence ATGGAGCTGGCGTCGAGCGACCTCGCGACGCTGGGCGCGGCGGAGCTGGTCCGCGCCTCCGCCTCGAtcccgcgcgcggcgccgcgcACCTTCGCGCTCCTCACCGCCTGCCTCGTCTTCCCGCTCTCCTTCGCCGTGCTCGCGCACTCCCTCTTCACCCACCCCGTCGTGCGCCGCATCCAGAGCGCCGGCTCCGGCGCCCGCTCCGCGCAGTGGCTCGAGCTCTTCGCCTACCAGTTCCTCTACCTCATCGTCCTCTtcaccttctccctcctctccaccgccgccgccgtcttcacCGTCGCCTCGCTCTACGCCAGCAAGCCCGCCTCCATCTCCGCCTCGCTCACCGCGCTGCCCCCAATCCTGCCCCGCCTCCTCCGCACCTTCCTCTGGGTCTCCCTCCTCATGCTCGCCTACCACCTCGTCTTCGCCctcgccgtcctcctcctcATCGTCATCTTCATCCCCAACGGCGCCTCCGAGTCCACCCCTCCCTCCATCTCCTTCGTCCTCTTCctcatcgtcgtcgtcttcgtctTCCTCGGGATCCACGTCTACATCTCCGCGCTCTGGCACCTCGCCAGCGTCATCTCCGTGCTCGAGCCGGTCTGCGGGCTCGCCGCCATGGCCAAGAGCAAGCAGCTGCTCCAGGGGCGCACCGGCATCGCCGCCACCCTCGTTGTCTCCTACTTCGCGATCTGCGGCGTCACCTCGTTGCTCTTCCGTGCCGCCGTCGTGAAGGGTCGCGGCGAGGAGGGGAGCTTCGGCCTGGCCTTGCCCGGGCGGCTGCTCGTCGGCGCCGTGCTGGTGTGCGTCCTTGTCTGTGTCAATTTGCTGGGATTGCTGGTGCAGAGCGTGTTCTACTACGCTTGCAAGGCCTTCCACAACCAGGAGATTGACAGGTCCGCATTGTACGAGCACCTCGGAGGGTACCTTGGGGAGTACGTCCCGCTCAAGAGCAATATCCAGATGGAGAACCTTGAGGTTGGAGCTTAG
- the LOC112895343 gene encoding protein MICRORCHIDIA 6-like — protein sequence MNSNRPTDVTTDAMDAQRDIKPFLSPITATPIQRGLYGPSTFQAAEWQLERGGARVLTGVQPQTLAEAACALNRPASELSGGIGDRTSCADEAFEGTSVRRPCPAPRFSRKFWSAGDYDAGAGSSAPQPTVQNRMCVHPEFLHSNATSHKWPFGAVAELLDNAVDEIETGGATKILVDKVINNRNGSPALLVQDDGGGMNPDSLRRCMSFGFSEKQSGSSIGQYGNGFKTSTMRLGADVIVFTRCTKSGGPTQSIGLLSYTFLVETGQTDVVVPVVDYKCNLLRGQTTRLERHGSEHFSSNLSVLLKWSPFATEEELLQNFSNIGPHGTKIIVFNLWSNDDGNLELDFDTNPEDIMISGAPKPEEISNAVKRTNENHLANRLRYSLRVYTSVLYLQLPDYFRIILRGQEVKRHSIAADIIYPECISYKPQICGRQEAEVITTIGFLNGTPTISVHGFNIYHRNRLILPFHRALSSASSKGRGVVGVLEVDFIKPTHDKQDFEKSQLFQRLVNRLRDMTTEYWDIYCHKIGYAKTPRMRAAPIPPRPPAMLPIENGAAGPSEWSAPAPAVSVPPSRPQGTCVNAVPIAFAHPSFGSAPAGTAGVAPRGPTGYSPSDSQTMQVNQRTSSSLAPGTDLVGKRKRGNDDAALTVSSKKQATDDLVGSSSAGDQVCQYMGDRELREFSFLKMENRMLREECSQFEMQEKELLLKEQNLQIQIEQAKEQYKRLLDEYNVSVAEAPAPTRIKR from the exons ATGAACAGCAACCGCCCCACCGACGTGACGACGGACGCCATGGACGCGCAGAGGGACATCAAGCCCTTCTTGTCGCCGATCACCGCCACCCCTATCCAGCGGGGCCTCTACGGGCCCAGCACCTTTCAGGCGGCGGAGTGGCAATtggagcgcggcggcgctcgaGTGTTAACCGGGGTGCAACCGCAAACTCTGGCGGAAGCGGCGTGCGCCCTCAACCGGCCAGCTTCGGAGCTGTCGGGTGGCATCGGCGATCGGACCAGCTGCGCCGACGAGGCATTCGAGGGCACCTCGGTTCGTCGTCCTTGCCCTgcaccacggttcagcaggaagTTCTGGAGCGCCGGCGATTACGATGCGGGGGCCGGGAGCTCTGCGCCACAGCCGA CTGTGCAGAATCGCATGTGTGTTCACCCTGAATTTCTCCACTCCAACGCGACTTCGCATAAATGGCCATTTGGAG CCGTGGCAGAGTTGTTGGACAACGCGGTAGATGAG ATTGAAACTGGTGGTGctacaaaaatattggtggacaAAGTCATCAACAACCGCAACGGATCACCAGCTTTGCTAGTTCAAG ATGATGGTGGAGGCATGAATCCTGATTCCTTGAGGCGTTGCATGAGCTTTGGATTTTCAGAGAAACAATCAGGATCTTCGATTGGACAAT ATGGAAATGGATTTAAGACTAGCACAATGCGGCTCGGGGCAGATGTTATTGTTTTCACCCGTTGCACAAAGAGTGG TGGGCCTACTCAATCAATTGGTCTCCTCTCTTACACTTTCTTGGTGGAAACTGGCCAGACAGATGTTGTAGTTCCTGTG GTGGATTACAAATGCAATCTATTAAGAGGACAAACTACACGATTGGAGCGACATGGTTCAGAGCACTTTTCCTCAAATTTGTCAGTGTTGTTGAAATGGTCCCCTTTTGCAACAGAAGAAGAGTTATTGCAGAAT TTCAGCAACATTGGCCCACATGGCACCAAGATTATAGTGTTCAATTTGTGGTCCAATGATGACGGTAACTTGGAGCTTGACTTTGACACAAATCCAGAG GATATTATGATTAGTGGTGCACCAAAACCAGAAGAGATTAGTAACGCTGTGAAAAGGACTAATGAGAATCATTTGGCTAATCGACTGCGCTATTCTCTTAGG GTCTACACTTCTGTCTTGTATCTGCAGCTACCAGATTACTTCAGGATTatacttcgagggcaagaagtTAAGCGTCATAGCATTGCTGCTGACATTATATATCCTGAATGCATCAGTTATAAACCTCAAATTTGCGGAAGACAAGAG GCTGAGGTTATTACGACCATTGGATTCTTAAATGGCACTCCAACAATTAGCGTGCATGGATTTAATATCTATCATAGGAATCGCCTTATTTTG CCGTTTCATCGAGCTCTGAGTTCCGCAAGCAGTAAAGGTAGAGGCGTTGTTGGAGTACTTGAGGTAGACTTCATCAAGCCGACTCACGACAAACAGGACTTTGAGAAGTCACAGCTGTTTCAGAGGCTGGTGAACCGCTTGAGAGACATGACTACCGAGTACTG GGATATTTATTGTCACAAGATTGGATATGCGAAAACGCCACGCATGCGTGCGGCTCCCATTCCCCCTCGTCCTCCAGCAATGCTGCCAATAGAGAATGGTGCTGCTGGACCATCAGAGTGGAGTGCACCTGCACCTGCAGTTTCAGTGCCACCCTCGAGACCCCAGGGCACCTGCGTGAATGCAGTTCCAATTGCTTTTGCACACCCTAGTTTTGGCTCAGCACCTGCCGGAACAGCGGGTGTTGCACCAAGAGGACCTACTGGTTACTCCCCGTCAGACTCACAGACCATGCAAGTCAACCAGAGGACCTCATCTTCCTTGGCTCCTGGCACTGATTTGGTAGGAAAAAGAAAACGGGGGAATGACGATGCTGCTCTGACGGTTTCGTCTAAAAAGCAGGCCACGGATGATTTGGTCGGCAGCAGCTCCGCTGGTGATCAG GTATGCCAGTATATGGGAGATCGAGAGCTGAGGGAGTTTTCCTTCTTGAAGATGGAGAATCGGATGCTCCGTGAAGA GTGCTCACAATTTGAGATGCAAGAGAAGGAGCTACTGCTGAAG GAACAGAATCTGCAGATCCAGATTGAGCAGGCGAAGGAGCAGTACAAGAGGCTGCTGGATGAGTACAACGTCTCGGTGGCAGAGGCTCCGGCACCGACACGAATCAAACGATAG
- the LOC112895378 gene encoding metacaspase-5-like, whose product MGGRKRALLVGINYPGTKAELKGCHNDVDRMHRCLVDRFGFDEDDIRVLSDKDRSGPQPTGVNIRRALARLVADARPGDFLFFHYSGHGTRLPAETGQHDDTGYDECIVPCDMNLITDQDFRELVQKVPDGCLFTIVSDSCHSGGLLDSAKEQIGNSTRQNKTQSREPEERPDSGSGSSFRSFLKETVRDAFESEGIHIPHSRRGHSHHGGDDQDEASEQPSGNGRIKNRSLPLSTLIEMLKEQTGKDDINVGSIRMTLFNIFGDDASPKIKKFMKVMLGKFHQGQSGEHGGGGGVMGMVGALAQEFLKAKLEGNEEEAFKPAIEQEVHSVDEVYAGTKAWAPNNGILISGCQTNQTSADATTPQGVSFGALSNAIQTILAGKHGKVTNKDLVMKAREILSKQGYTQQPGLYCGDENVHVAFIC is encoded by the exons ATGGGCGGCCGCAAGCGCGCGCTCCTGGTGGGGATCAACTACCCGGGCACCAAGGCCGAGCTCAAGGGCTGCCACAACGACGTCGACCGCATGCACCGCTGCCTCGTCGACCGCTTCGGCTTCGACGAGGACGACATCCGGGTCCTCTCCGACAAGGACCGCTCGGGGCCGCAGCCCACGGGGGTCAACAtccgccgcgccctcgcccgTCTCGTCGCGGACGCCCGCCCCGGGGACTTCCTCTTCTTCCACTACAGTGGGCACGGCACGCGGCTGCCCGCCGAGACCGGCCAGCACGACGACACCGGCTACGACGAGTGCATCGTGCCATGCGACATGAACCTCATCACAG ATCAGGATTTTAGGGAGCTTGTGCAGAAGGTCCCTGATGGCTGCCTATTTACCATAGTTTCTGACTCATGCCACAGTGGTGGCCTACTGGACAGTGCTAAGGAGCAGATAGGTAATAGCACCAGGCAGAATAAGACCCAGTCCCGTGAACCTGAAGAGCGACCTGATTCTGGTTCTGGCAGCAGCTTCCGGTCATTCCTCAAGGAGACTGTCCGTGATGCGTTCGAGTCTGAGGGAATCCACATCCCTCATAGCCGCCGTGGCCATAGCCACCATGGAGGTGACGACCAGGATGAGGCTTCGGAACAGCCGAGTGGGAATGGCCGTATCAAAAACCGCTCCCTGCCACTATCAACGCTGATAGAAATGCTCAAGGAACAAACCGGAAAGGATGACATTAATGTAGGTTCAATCCGGATGACACTATTCAACATCTTTGGTGATGATGCAAGCCCAAAGATAAAGAAGTTCATGAAAGTCATGCTCGGAAAGTTCCATCAGGGCCAGTCAGGTGAgcatggtggtggtggtggtgtcatGGGCATGGTTGGTGCCCTTGCTCAGGAGTTCCTGAAGGCTAAGCTTGAAGGCAATGAGGAGGAAGCTTTCAAGCCAGCCatagagcaagaggttcacagtgttgATGAGGTGTATGCCGGGACTAAGGCCTGGGCACCCAACAATGGCATTCTGATAAGTGGGTGCCAAACCAACCAGACATCTGCCGATGCAACCACGCCGCAGGGTGTCTCATTTGGTGCTCTCAGCAATGCTATACAAACTATTCTTGCAGGCAAGCACGGGAAGGTGACAAACAAGGATCTAGTGATGAAAGCACGTGAGATACTGTCTAAGCAAGGGTACACTCAGCAGCCTGGGCTTTACTGCGGTGATGAGAATGTTCATGTGGCTTTCATATGCTAA
- the LOC112894053 gene encoding uncharacterized protein LOC112894053, translating into MCNSNVKSAGVAQIDGRPVLQPAGNRVAPPEGARPLKKSLHKSLSMPASFDNNAAATCAAARHAPESTTRAAPAASLLPPATPASVTARATKAAAAAASEKSRAKARKPGAVLPVVTFAALDAFEPAGSIAAAQREHAALAQAQRKMRIAHYGRTASFSRVEGRVSATATASATEPAVPASPTGLEEKRCSFITPYSDPLYVAYHDEEWGVPVHDDELLFEMLTLSGVQVGADWTSILKKRHVYREAFSGFNVDAVANYTEKQMASLSADFGLDLGTVRGTVNNACRTLEVRRDFGSLDKYVWAFVNNKPLSPGYKYSRKIPVKTSKSESISKDMVRRGFRFVGPTVIHSFMEAVGLTNDHLVSCPRHRACSAAAAAGRAN; encoded by the exons ATGTGCAACTCCAACGTCAAGTCCGCGGGCGTCGCCCAGATCGACGGCCGCCCGGTGCTGCAGCCGGCAGGCAACCGCGTGGCGCCGCCGGAGGGGGCGCGCCCGCTCAAGAAGTCCCTGCACAAGTCGCTCTCCATGCCGGCCTCCTTCGACAACAatgccgccgccacctgcgcGGCCGCGCGCCACGCGCCCGAGAGCACCACCCGCGCCGCGCCAGCGGCTtcgctgctgcctcccgcgaCGCCGGCCTCGGTCACCGCGAGGGcgacgaaggcggcggcggcggccgcttcGGAGAAGAGCAGGGCCAAGGCCAGGAAGCCCGGCGCGGTGCTCCCGGTGGTGACGTTCGCGGCGCTGGATGCGTTCGAGCCCGCGGGGAGCatcgcggcggcgcagcgggagCACGCCGCGCTGGCGCAGGCGCAGCGCAAGATGCGGATCGCGCACTACGGCCGCACCGCGTCCTTCTCCCGTGTCGAGGGGAGGGTAAGCGCCACCGCCACGGCCTCGGCCACCGAGCCGGCCGTCCCCGCCTCCCCCACCGGGCTCGAAGAGAAGCGCTGCAGCTTCATCACCCCCTACTCAG ACCCCCTGTATGTGGCGTACCACGACGAGGAGTGGGGAGTGCCCGTGCACGACGACGA GTTGCTGTTCGAGATGCTCACCCTGTCAGGCGTCCAAGTCGGGGCAGACTGGACTTCCATCCTGAAGAAGAGACACGTCTACAG GGAGGCGTTCTCCGGCTTCAACGTGGACGCCGTGGCCAATTACACCGAGAAGCAGATGGCGTCGCTGAGCGCCGACTTCGGCCTGGACCTGGGCACCGTCAGAGGGACCGTCAACAACGCCTGCCGGACCCTCGAG GTGCGGAGGGACTTCGGGTCGCTGGACAAGTACGTGTGGGCGTTCGTGAACAACAAGCCGCTGTCGCCGGGCTACAAGTACAGCCGGAAGATCCCGGTGAAGACGTCCAAGTCGGAGTCCATCAGCAAGGACATGGTCCGCCGGGGCTTCCGCTTCGTCGGCCCCACCGTCATCCACTCCTTCATGGAGGCCGTCGGGCTCACCAACGACCACCTCGTCTCCTGCCCGCGCCACCGCGCCTgctccgccgcagccgccgccgggcGCGCTAACTGA